Proteins encoded in a region of the Clostridium beijerinckii genome:
- a CDS encoding ABC transporter ATP-binding protein: MESLVEINRQEERKANCSVELKNVNLIYKNGKEYSNVLNDIELKLFDDDFVCVLGPSGCGKTSLLNAIAGYNTDISGQVLINGAPHTKPNPDVGVVFQQPNIFPWLSVEKNIEFGLKMKKIPKKERAEIVNHYVNLVGLEKARKLLPHQLSGGMKQRAAIARTLAADSKVVLLDEPFSALDALTREAMQKHLKKIWKETNKCFFFITHDVEEAILLSTRIIVMNANPGRIVSDFKNPLQQYDDNSFKKIRSSEEFGELRDSLIELIQGNDLENEV; the protein is encoded by the coding sequence ATGGAATCGTTAGTTGAAATAAATAGACAAGAAGAGAGAAAAGCAAATTGTTCTGTTGAATTGAAAAATGTTAATCTAATATATAAAAATGGAAAAGAGTATTCGAATGTCTTAAATGACATTGAGCTTAAATTATTTGATGATGATTTTGTTTGTGTTCTTGGACCGTCTGGATGTGGGAAAACTTCATTATTAAATGCTATTGCTGGATATAATACAGATATCTCAGGGCAAGTACTTATAAATGGAGCACCGCACACTAAGCCAAATCCAGATGTAGGAGTTGTTTTTCAACAGCCTAACATCTTTCCTTGGTTAAGTGTTGAAAAGAATATTGAATTTGGACTTAAGATGAAGAAGATTCCTAAAAAAGAGAGAGCAGAAATCGTAAATCATTATGTTAACTTAGTTGGTTTAGAAAAAGCTAGAAAACTGCTTCCTCATCAATTGTCCGGAGGAATGAAGCAGCGTGCAGCAATTGCAAGAACATTAGCTGCAGATTCAAAAGTAGTTCTGCTTGATGAACCTTTTAGTGCATTAGACGCTCTAACTAGAGAAGCTATGCAAAAACATCTAAAGAAGATATGGAAAGAGACTAACAAATGCTTTTTCTTTATTACTCATGATGTGGAAGAGGCGATTCTTTTATCAACCAGGATTATTGTAATGAATGCTAATCCGGGAAGAATTGTGAGTGATTTTAAAAATCCACTTCAACAATATGATGACAATAGCTTTAAAAAAATCAGATCTTCAGAAGAATTTGGAGAGCTTAGAGACTCGTTAATTGAATTGATTCAGGGAAATGACTTAGAAAATGAAGTTTAA